atctcaTTCCATACACCGTCTCTCTTGGCGCTATCAGTCACATTATCCTCTATGTCGCTGCGACATGCTTAGCTTATACCAGCGCAACGGTCGTCACTGGGTTAACGGCTGCCGCTGCGGGATGCTGCGATGAGCGATACCCTCTGTTGCAAAGAGGAAGGGCTTTAGGCAAGTTCAGGTCGAGAGGACAGTTAGGTAGGGCAGTGGGCCCGTTGTTGGCGTCATTGCTGTATTGGATGGAAGGGCCTTCGGTCGCGTATTTGACACTGGCAATGTGCTTGAGTGGTGTATTAATTTTGGCACCCCGAGGCGGTGTGCAAAGGTATAGATGGTGGGTCAAGGAAACGAAAGCATAGAAGAATAGGAAATGCACGCCGGCGATTGAGCTTGTTAATAAGACATGGACATGCAAATTACGATATATCATGAATCTGTATGCAGCTCTATGACCATCCAGCCACCATCCTATCCAGACCAAATTGATCTTGCCAGATCTCCGTCTTCTTAATCTGTTCGCTCTTGAAAATTTCTTCCACTTTCCTTGCTTGACCCAATCCAACTTCAACAGCGACTCGGGGGACCCCCttccatcccttcttctccatctcccctTCATCCAGAAGCAGATCTGGAAGCATTTCCGCAATCCTCTCGTAAAAAGCCAGTCCCTCCCCAtctttctttccatccCCAAGCAAAGCTGTTGGGCTTTCCCAATCTTTTACACTCTTCGGTAACTGTTCCCACTCCTTCAACGGGATATACGGAGGGTTGCTAACCACTAGTCCAAcctttccttcccttcccaGAAGCCTTGCAGGCTCAGCAAAAACATTGCCATACCGCACTTCCACCCTTTCCTCCATCCCGCGCGCCTTGACATTTGCCCCTCCGAGGCTAACTGCCGCTGGAGAATTGTCAATTCCAACAGCTGTCGAAAGAGGGTTCAAATGCGCAAGTAATAGGGATATACAAGCCGTTCCAGTGCAGAGGTCAAGGATAGGTAGAGGTTCTAAAGGACGGGATGCAGAGGTGAGAGAAGGTACAGAGGAGAGAATGGTAGATGATAGGCGGGTGAAGATGTGTGCAGTCTCTGGACGAGGAATGAGTACTGGCTTTTGGCAGCGGATGTTTAATGGTCCAAAATCAGCAGATCCTAGGTATAATATACCGCAAAGAAGTATTCCTGTTCAGCCAAAGCCTCGTTGTGCGCGCCCCTAAGGACAGCTCCTTGAAAGAGGCTCTTACCCAGAATATACTGTAGCGGCTCTCCTGCGCTTCGTCGTTTGACCAGCTCTTCTACTCGCTCTTCCTCAATGGGTGGGAGTTTCCCCCTTGCCATAATTTTATTTGCTTCGACCCGTACCTCTGCAATGATCCAGCGCAACTCGTTGGTGGCATCATCCAGAGTGAGCTCAGtgttgaggaggagggtTTGGATGTGAGGGTCTGAAGTGGGCGTGAAGGAATACAACCTGCGAAGCTGAGCGGCGATGAACCGCGGATTCTTGAGGGTTCTAGTTAATGTGATTCCGCGCATGGTATGTATTGTTGCCGTAGTTATACCAATCGACATACTTGATATACGAAGGCGACGACTCGGATGCCCAACTTTTTAGAAAGCCTTTAACCGACGGCCCGCTTCGATAAGCAAGAGGT
This DNA window, taken from Cryptococcus gattii WM276 chromosome C, complete sequence, encodes the following:
- a CDS encoding S-adenosylmethionine-dependent methyltransferase, putative (Similar to TIGR gene model, INSD accession AAW42677.1), translated to MRRMGSRDLLLIEAGRRTLKNPRFIAAQLRRLYSFTPTSDPHIQTLLLNTELTLDDATNELRWIIAEVRVEANKIMARGKLPPIEEERVEELVKRRSAGEPLQYILGSADFGPLNIRCQKPVLIPRPETAHIFTRLSSTILSSVPSLTSASRPLEPLPILDLCTGTACISLLLAHLNPLSTAVGIDNSPAAVSLGGANVKARGMEERVEVRYGNVFAEPARLLGREGKVGLVVSNPPYIPLKEWEQLPKSVKDWESPTALLGDGKKDGEGLAFYERIAEMLPDLLLDEGEMEKKGWKGVPRVAVEVGLGQARKVEEIFKSEQIKKTEIWQDQFGLDRMVAGWS